The Onychomys torridus chromosome 4, mOncTor1.1, whole genome shotgun sequence genome includes a window with the following:
- the LOC118583064 gene encoding LOW QUALITY PROTEIN: olfactory receptor 1002-like (The sequence of the model RefSeq protein was modified relative to this genomic sequence to represent the inferred CDS: deleted 1 base in 1 codon): MKHKNQTVVTELFFTGLTSSFQLQIILFLIFLCVYLLTLLGNLGMIILIRLDTRLHIPMYFLLSHLSFVDACSSSFISPKMLSGIFVEKKAISFLGCAIQLCLFSQFVVTECFLLASMAYDRYVAVCKPLLYTLIMSQQVCVQLVIGPYGIALISTMVHTTFTFILPYCGPNIINHFFCDVLPVFSLACADTQVNKLLFYILAGILGVFSGMIILVSYIYIVITILKIHSADGRRKAFSTCSSYLTAVSILYGTLFFIYVCPSTSFSLDINKVVSLFYTTVIPMLNPFIYSLRNKEVKDAFIRKFEKQFCYNLRDKIL; this comes from the exons ATGAAGCACAAAAATCAAACTGTGGTGACTGAGCTCTTCTTCACAGGATTAACCAGCTCCTTCCAACTCCAAATTATCCTCTTcctgatttttctctgtgtttacctTTTAACTCTTCTGGGGAACCTGGGGATGATCATTCTCATTCGCCTGGACACCCGACTCCACATCCCAATGTACTTTTTGCTCAGCCACTTGTCCTTTGTAGATGCCTGCTCTTCTTCATTCATCAGTCCTAAGATGTTGTCTGGCATCTTTGTGGAGAAAAAAGCCATCTCCTTCCTTGGTTGTGCTATCCAGCTTTGTTTATTCAGCCAGTTTGTAGTGACAGAATGTTTTCTCCTGGCTTCCATGGCATATGATAGGTATGTCGCTGTCTGTAAGCCTTTGCTCTATACACTCATTATGTCCCAGCAGGTTTGTGTGCAGCTTGTAATAGGGCCTTATGGCATAGCCCTTATAAGCACCATGGTACATACTACTTTTACCTTTATCCTGCCCTACTGTGGTCCAAATATCATCAATCACTTTTTCTGTGAcgttcttcctgttttctcattggcaTGTGCAGATACTCAGGTGAATAaacttttgttttacatcttggcTGGGATCCTGGGGGTATTCAGTGGTATGATCATCTTGGTGTCCTACATTTACATTGTCATCACTATCCTGAAAATCCACTCTGCT GATGGGAGGCGcaaagccttctccacctgtTCTTCATACCTGACAGCTGTCTCTATCCTTTATGGGACTCTCTTCTTTATCTATGTATGTCCAAGCACCAGCTTCTCTCTGGATATCAATAAAGTTGTATCATTATTTTATACCACTGTTATCCCCATGTTGAACCCATTTATCTATAGCCTGAGAAATAAGGAAGTCAAAGATGCATTCATTAGGAAATTTGAAAAGCAATTTTGCTACAATTTGCGAGATAAAATATTGTAG